From the genome of Fusarium oxysporum f. sp. lycopersici 4287 chromosome 3, whole genome shotgun sequence, one region includes:
- a CDS encoding hypothetical protein (At least one base has a quality score < 10), producing MLRSSGSGRRAWCRTPRAAADGSLYSWPDGELVTPDKLAAWLKEDILLRRVAPPQKKPRARGKGKGKGKAVKLRRQLEQEQLEAAALAEAESLAEALEVPLAEAAELLADDREGYVPPTALAPAAADIAEGSLLTRGTIDAYIAAVIELWRLQVAHGNANTENPRGAAVRGFLEQRGRQRGKHDRASFKDRGTDGIQAGYSPDEWLRVQDLLLSGAAYMPQNLRTRVDLLFGHYYLLRGENRRKMELADLSLLDYPSSEGPTPCCCLVTLLRDGKLNKTTKKEFMGALRHKDPLFCTQGALAQLFFWRWHVAGEPSPSFRRRQDWYRIKVLVGRDREQELSYPTQLQETWRIFGAAGLMASKKTHLPRRVGAQDAETHGTSLAQILQAGRWNQNVLCQAYLTRLPRQFMRIVAGFSASPGDYFLARAAHEPPYVLQKQLWPWIEEWEPRFEARARRQCWAEGGLDDDDLAADGFLKLMRRLRIVLLQDLAVLQPRYPSLPFFAYAPFNGPEWDEFAVAVRSDAVGATGPLSLLVQRALPELSGVLESTREAVLQNSQRLAIRLEARLEGIQDGLDALLQGKVPVTFTGHFGAGPAVSLAPAPAPSTAPTLNFNTAPAPAPEPPVPGMPVVAALAKVFTVRDVWKEWEEGIAGQPAVRVLEETWGSRWRPGNGIRVQFCRRKVIWDELLARTASGKNEEEAVAELELLRAGRSLNRLVDELKQRRRRGQGQGRIRVQVGTPVPDDSGPGPRPTRGQGHRGRWARLGRRRTAPRRR from the exons ATGCTGCGAAGCAGCGGGAGTGGAAGGCGC GCCTGGTGCCGTACACCTCGGGCTGCGGCAGACGGCTCACTTTATAGCTGGCCCGACGGCGAGCTCGTAACTCCAGACAAGCTAGCAGCGTGGCtcaaagaggatatcctcttaCGACGCGTTGCCCCGCCGCAAAAGAAACCACGGGCACGGGgtaagggcaagggcaaaggaaaggctgTAAAGTTACGGCGGCAGCTCGAAcaggagcagctcgaggcCGCGGCCCTGGCAGAAGCCGAAAGCCTAGCCGAAGCTCTAGAGGTCCCCCTGGCCGAGGCCGCCGAGCTGCTTGCGGACGACCGCGAGGGCTACGTGCCACCCACGGCCCTTGCGCCGGCTGCAGCAGACATTGCCGAAGGATCTCTGCTTACGAGGGGCACTATCGACGCCTATATCGCGGCCGTTATCGAGCTCTGGCGGCTCCAGGTAGCCCACGGCAACGCAAACACGGAAAACCCCCGGGGCGCCGCCGTACGAGGCTTCCTTGAGCAACGCGGCCGGCAGCGGGGGAAGCACGACCGCGCCTCCTTTAAAGACCGCGGGACTGACGGGATCCAGGCCGGCTATTCACCCGACGAATGGCTCCGGGTCCAggatctccttctcagcgggGCCGCATACATGCCCCAAAACCTCCGTACGCGAGTTGACCTTCTATTCGGCCACTACTACCTCTTACGGGGGGAAAACCGCCGTAAGATGGAGCTTGCAGACCTGTCTCTACTCGACTATCCGTCTTCAGAAGGCCCGACCCCCTGTTGCTGCCTCGTTACCCTTTTGCGAGACGGTAAGCTAAACAAGACGACAAAGAAAGAGTTCATGGGTGCCCTCCGGCATAAGGACCCGTTGTTCTGTACGCAGGGGGCCTTAGcacagctcttcttctggcgcTGGCACGTCGCCGGCGAGCCGTCCCCGTCCTTCCGGCGCCGCCAGGACTGGTATCGgatcaaggttcttgtcGGACGGGACCGCGAGCAGGAGCTCTCGTACCCGACGCAGCTACAAGAGACCTGGCGTATCTTCGGTGCTGCTGGCCTTATGGCGTCAAAGAAGACGCACCTCCCGCGCAGGGTAGGCGCCCAGGACGCGGAGACCCACGGCACATCGCTCGCCCAGATCTTGCAGGCCGGCCGCTGGAACCAGAACGTGCTCTGCCAGGCCTATCTTACGCGTCTACCGCGCCAGTTCATGCGTATTGTTGCCGGCTTCTCGGCGTCACCCGGGGACTACTTCCTCGCGCGTGCGGCCCACGAGCCCCCGTACGTCTTACAAAAGCAGCTCTGGCCGTGGATCGAGGAGTGGGAGCCTCGCTTTGAGGCTCGCGCGCGCCGGCAATGCTGGGCAGAAGGTGgcctcgacgacgacgacctAGCCGCCGACGGCTTCCTTAAGCTTATGCGGCGCCTGCGCATAGTACTGTTACAGGACCTGGCTGTATTGCAGCCTCGCTATCCGTCGCTACCCTTCTTCGCCTACGCCCCTTTTAACGGGCCCGAATGGGATGAGTTCGCCGTCGCCGTTCGCTCTGACGCGGTAGGGGCTACGGGGCCGTTAAGCCTGCTCGTACAACGCGCGCTGCCAGAGCTTAGCGGTGTGTTAGAGAGCACACGCGAGGCCGTCTTACAGAATAGCCAGCGGCTGGCCATCCGGCTAGAGGCCCGGCTAGAAGGAATTCAGGACGGCCTCGATGCCCTCCTCCAAGGCAAGGTCCCTGTCACCTTTACCGGCCACTTTGGAGCCGGGCCAGCAGTGTCGCTggcgccggcgccggcgccgTCGACAGCCCCTACCTTGAACTTCAATacggctccggctccggctccagagcctccagTACCTGGTATGCCCGTCGTTGCAGCCCTGGCCAAGGTCTTTACAGTGCGGGATGTCTGGAAGGAATGGGAGGAAGGGATTGCAGGTCAGCCGGCCGTACGGGTGCTAGAAGAGACGTGGGGAAGCCGCTGGCGCCCGGGGAACGGGATCAGGGTGCAGTTCTGTCGCCGGAAGGTGATCTGGGATGAGCTCTTGGCCCGCACGGCGTCCGGCAAgaacgaggaggaggcagtTGCAGAGCTAGAGCTCTTACGCGCCGGCCGGAGCTTGAACCGGCTCGTCGATGAGCTCAAACAGCGCCGCCGGCGgggccagggccagggcAGGATACGGGTACAGGTAGGGACCCCCGTGCCCGATGACTCAGGCCCGGGACCAAGGCCGACTCGGGGCCAGGGCCATCGGGGGCGCTGGGCTCGGCTAGGGAGGAGGCGGACCGCCCCTCGACGACGGTAA